Below is a genomic region from Primulina eburnea isolate SZY01 chromosome 9, ASM2296580v1, whole genome shotgun sequence.
CCTTCTTCAACACTTTGCTTTGCTCTATGTATCCTGTCACTGTTACTTTTTGTTGTTTCCTGTCTATCTCCACAGTTTTTACTCCTGTGCTCGAGTTCAGTCGCTCATATAATTAAAACCAGAATAAAATTTGAAACTACTGCCTTGtaagaattaattaattaccAGTTAAAGAAGACATTGCATTCTTGACTTTAAGCTCGCAGCCATCACAGTCCATTCTGACCTTGAGATTTATTGTCTGCAACTGTTTTCTCTTCTTCTTGTGTTTTTGTCCACTGCTCATTATATCAGATATGTACTCCAAAGTTCCTGCAACACCCATTAAAATCTGGTCTCAACAAACAAAAACTAGTTGCTTAATATGTTTGAAGCCAAGAGATTATCTTCAAGCTTGAAGATTAAAAATTTGGAAATCAGAGGGACAATGTAAACAATATGAGTTTTAAAATGATTCTTCAAGTAAGGATTTGCAAGTAAATTTCCCTCGAGTTAACGGGTTCTAACAATCAAATTCAAGGGAAAATGGAAACTAGGGACagggaaaaaaataatttgaagaaACATCAAAGCTGC
It encodes:
- the LOC140840589 gene encoding heavy metal-associated isoprenylated plant protein 23-like; the protein is MGVAGTLEYISDIMSSGQKHKKKRKQLQTINLKVRMDCDGCELKVKNAMSSLTGVKTVEIDRKQQKVTVTGYIEQSKVLKKAKSTGKKAEVWPYVPYNLVAQPYAAQAYDKKAPPGYVRKTTEGNNIGTRFEDPYVTMFSDDNPNACHIM